In the Topomyia yanbarensis strain Yona2022 chromosome 3, ASM3024719v1, whole genome shotgun sequence genome, one interval contains:
- the LOC131690834 gene encoding uncharacterized protein LOC131690834 isoform X2, which translates to MSRNNGRRGRGRGRGRGNRGGRNQNIAINDILDDYLESDDSDDGLDVYAGLAIMGALGKLGYRPERSSKTVEGILQTEDGFAVNTLYVSFKSAVNVTSKLVHDWFEKFGPIKNVRIHTNQNSNMYEEGTVTRSRGNRRGGRTYNRQEANNKYAFISFKNCEDAAKCLKQKYEFQNQCFLAIADSWHQEAYHKKQKEIENGVEEAGSSSAIKSGSNDECLAPTCTSDTCNQDQEPMANKVDTNAKTSRESLPNRVESEEMNILHLNDDCLMMIFDQLDLQDLIALRKTCSRFDGIACNIFKRYKLFDFDIELIEKKYLTMLDAKTLLSEVGSFIHHLSIARDRFSKPGARILNLIPRHCPNLTELEIHDFKLTPKALKNLEVVFKSLVGLTLIDCGIDDKIDRSLKYAKKLQRLDLSLNSELTGRFLKAVGNLKYLNLESCQNIQGKPFSTFAEKNKTLEYLNINCCSRLTTDAIKSIVTNMTELSHLVCNNCYEGVDVSSMALIAKLPKLKKIQFKFNSISSIDQILQSLAEADHLEHLDLSDGIFTSVDYNLLCGLTHLKELKLNYKLDFSDQHLLKLGARGNFVELHIAGCTSVTDKQLIDFIKTNPQLKLLDISYCQITEGLIFSAIDILKEQAGNRSSGRQLKLLVGQTSICPVIKENALIQSNRHLLEISFEYTDGFYGTMDADDMYDDVMDEDDEDFMGYDYEDDDSDLWGLDYDSDLDMYQYFNDSDDDDYRYMFYDMAGMFQ; encoded by the exons A TGAGCAGAAATAATGGCCGGCGTGGCCGTGGTCGAGGTCGTGGCAGAGGAAATAGAGGCGGTCGGAACCAAAACATAGCGATAAACGATATTTTAGACGACTATCTGGAGAGTGACGATAGCGACGATGGTTTGGATGTTTATGCAGGTTTAGCGATTATGGGTGCATTGGGGAAGCTGGGGTATCGCCCGGAACGTAGTTCCAAAACTGTCGAAGGCATTCTGCAGACAGAAGATGGTTTTGCCGTCAATACCTTATATGTCAGCTTTAAATCTGCAGTTAACGTGACGAGTAAGCTGGTGCATGATTGGTTTGAAAAGTTTGGACCGATAAAAAATGTCCGGATTCACACCAATCAGAACAGTAATATGTACGAAGAAGGCACAGTAACGCGTAGCAGAGGAAACAGAAGAGGTGGCCGAACGTACAACCGGCAAGAGGCCAATAATAAATACGCTTTTATTTCGTTCAAAAATTGCGAGGACGCTGCCAA ATGCTTGaagcaaaaatacgaattccAAAATCAATGCTTTTTGGCTATTGCGGATAGCTGGCACCAGGAGGCCTACCATAAGAAGCAGAAGGAAATAGAAAACGGCGTTGAAGAAGCTGGATCCTCATCAGCAATCAAATCCGGAAGCAACGATGAGTGTCTCGCACCTACTTGCACTAGTGATACGTGTAATCAAGATCAGGAACCAATGGCGAACAAAGTGGATACAAATGCGAAAACAAGCAGAGAAAGTCTTCCAAATCGAGTAGAATCAGAGGAAATGAACATCCTTCATTTGAACGATGATTGTCTAATGATGATCTTTGATCAGCTCGACCTTCAGGATCTGATTGCACTGAGAAAAACATGCTCCCGTTTTGACGGAATTGCATGTAACATATTCAAACGGTacaaattattcgattttgatATTGAGCTGATCGAGAAAAAATATCTCACGATGTTGGACGCAAAAACTTTGCTTTCCGAGGTAGGATCATTCATACATCACTTGTCTATTGCTCGGGATAGATTCTCCAAGCCGGGAGCTAGAATTCTGAATCTTATTCCTCGACATTGTCCAAACTTAACGGAGTTGGAAATTCACGACTTCAAATTAACACCAAAGGCTCTGAAGAATTTGGAGGTAGTTTTCAAATCTCTGGTGGGGCTCACCTTGATCGATTGTGGTATCGATGATAAAATCGACAGGAGCTTGAAATACGCCAAAAAACTACAAAGGTTGGATCTGTCATTGAACAGTGAACTTACCGGCAGGTTCTTGAAGGCAGTGGGAAATCTCAAATATCTCAATTTAGAGAGCTGTCAGAACATCCAAGGGAAGCCATTCTCTACCTTTGCAGAGAAAAACAAAACCCTGGAATATCTAAACATCAACTGCTGCAGCCGGTTGACAACAGATGCGATCAAATCGATTGTGACCAATATGACTGAACTGTCCCATCTGGTTTGCAATAATTGCTACGAAGGTGTGGATGTCTCCAGCATGGCTTTGATTGCTAAATTaccgaaactaaaaaaaatacagTTCAAGTTCAACAGTATTTCATCAATCGATCAGATACTGCAGAGTCTCGCCGAAGCGGATCACCTAGAACATCTGGATCTGTCCGACGGAATATTTACCTCAGTCGACTACAATCTCCTGTGTGGCTTAACCCATTTGAAGGAGCTGAAGCTTAACTACAAGTTGGATTTCTCCGACCAGCACCTCTTGAAGTTGGGTGCCAGGGGTAACTTTGTTGAACTACACATTGCCGGTTGTACGAGCGTTACCGATAAGCAGCTAATCGATTTTATAAAAACCAATCCACAGCTGAAGCTACTGGATATTTCTTACTGCCAGATTACAGAGGGTCTGATCTTTTCCGCGATCGATATATTAAAAGAACAGGCTGGCAACCGCTCAAGTGGTCGACAGTTGAAGCTGCTCGTAGGCCAAACAAGCATTTGCCCGGTGATTAAGGAG AACGCACTGATTCAAAGTAATAGGCATCTGTTAGAAATCTCATTCGAGTACACCGATGGGTTCTATGGCACTATGGATGCTGACGATATGTATGATGACGTAATGGATGAGGATGACGAAGATTTCATGGGCTACGACTACGAGGACGATGATTCCGATCTGTGGGGACTGGACTATGATTCTGATCTGG ATATGTATCAGTATTTCAACGATAGCGATGATGATGACTATCGGTACATGTTCTACGATATGGCCGGTATGTTTCAGTGA
- the LOC131690834 gene encoding uncharacterized protein LOC131690834 isoform X1 has product MSRNNGRRGRGRGRGRGNRGGRNQNIAINDILDDYLESDDSDDGLDVYAGLAIMGALGKLGYRPERSSKTVEGILQTEDGFAVNTLYVSFKSAVNVTSKLVHDWFEKFGPIKNVRIHTNQNSNMYEEGTVTRSRGNRRGGRTYNRQEANNKYAFISFKNCEDAAKCLKQKYEFQNQCFLAIADSWHQEAYHKKQKEIENGVEEAGSSSAIKSGSNDECLAPTCTSDTCNQDQEPMANKVDTNAKTSRESLPNRVESEEMNILHLNDDCLMMIFDQLDLQDLIALRKTCSRFDGIACNIFKRYKLFDFDIELIEKKYLTMLDAKTLLSEVGSFIHHLSIARDRFSKPGARILNLIPRHCPNLTELEIHDFKLTPKALKNLEVVFKSLVGLTLIDCGIDDKIDRSLKYAKKLQRLDLSLNSELTGRFLKAVGNLKYLNLESCQNIQGKPFSTFAEKNKTLEYLNINCCSRLTTDAIKSIVTNMTELSHLVCNNCYEGVDVSSMALIAKLPKLKKIQFKFNSISSIDQILQSLAEADHLEHLDLSDGIFTSVDYNLLCGLTHLKELKLNYKLDFSDQHLLKLGARGNFVELHIAGCTSVTDKQLIDFIKTNPQLKLLDISYCQITEGLIFSAIDILKEQAGNRSSGRQLKLLVGQTSICPVIKENALIQSNRHLLEISFEYTDGFYGTMDADDMYDDVMDEDDEDFMGYDYEDDDSDLWGLDYDSDLDLADMYQYFNDSDDDDYRYMFYDMAGMFQ; this is encoded by the exons A TGAGCAGAAATAATGGCCGGCGTGGCCGTGGTCGAGGTCGTGGCAGAGGAAATAGAGGCGGTCGGAACCAAAACATAGCGATAAACGATATTTTAGACGACTATCTGGAGAGTGACGATAGCGACGATGGTTTGGATGTTTATGCAGGTTTAGCGATTATGGGTGCATTGGGGAAGCTGGGGTATCGCCCGGAACGTAGTTCCAAAACTGTCGAAGGCATTCTGCAGACAGAAGATGGTTTTGCCGTCAATACCTTATATGTCAGCTTTAAATCTGCAGTTAACGTGACGAGTAAGCTGGTGCATGATTGGTTTGAAAAGTTTGGACCGATAAAAAATGTCCGGATTCACACCAATCAGAACAGTAATATGTACGAAGAAGGCACAGTAACGCGTAGCAGAGGAAACAGAAGAGGTGGCCGAACGTACAACCGGCAAGAGGCCAATAATAAATACGCTTTTATTTCGTTCAAAAATTGCGAGGACGCTGCCAA ATGCTTGaagcaaaaatacgaattccAAAATCAATGCTTTTTGGCTATTGCGGATAGCTGGCACCAGGAGGCCTACCATAAGAAGCAGAAGGAAATAGAAAACGGCGTTGAAGAAGCTGGATCCTCATCAGCAATCAAATCCGGAAGCAACGATGAGTGTCTCGCACCTACTTGCACTAGTGATACGTGTAATCAAGATCAGGAACCAATGGCGAACAAAGTGGATACAAATGCGAAAACAAGCAGAGAAAGTCTTCCAAATCGAGTAGAATCAGAGGAAATGAACATCCTTCATTTGAACGATGATTGTCTAATGATGATCTTTGATCAGCTCGACCTTCAGGATCTGATTGCACTGAGAAAAACATGCTCCCGTTTTGACGGAATTGCATGTAACATATTCAAACGGTacaaattattcgattttgatATTGAGCTGATCGAGAAAAAATATCTCACGATGTTGGACGCAAAAACTTTGCTTTCCGAGGTAGGATCATTCATACATCACTTGTCTATTGCTCGGGATAGATTCTCCAAGCCGGGAGCTAGAATTCTGAATCTTATTCCTCGACATTGTCCAAACTTAACGGAGTTGGAAATTCACGACTTCAAATTAACACCAAAGGCTCTGAAGAATTTGGAGGTAGTTTTCAAATCTCTGGTGGGGCTCACCTTGATCGATTGTGGTATCGATGATAAAATCGACAGGAGCTTGAAATACGCCAAAAAACTACAAAGGTTGGATCTGTCATTGAACAGTGAACTTACCGGCAGGTTCTTGAAGGCAGTGGGAAATCTCAAATATCTCAATTTAGAGAGCTGTCAGAACATCCAAGGGAAGCCATTCTCTACCTTTGCAGAGAAAAACAAAACCCTGGAATATCTAAACATCAACTGCTGCAGCCGGTTGACAACAGATGCGATCAAATCGATTGTGACCAATATGACTGAACTGTCCCATCTGGTTTGCAATAATTGCTACGAAGGTGTGGATGTCTCCAGCATGGCTTTGATTGCTAAATTaccgaaactaaaaaaaatacagTTCAAGTTCAACAGTATTTCATCAATCGATCAGATACTGCAGAGTCTCGCCGAAGCGGATCACCTAGAACATCTGGATCTGTCCGACGGAATATTTACCTCAGTCGACTACAATCTCCTGTGTGGCTTAACCCATTTGAAGGAGCTGAAGCTTAACTACAAGTTGGATTTCTCCGACCAGCACCTCTTGAAGTTGGGTGCCAGGGGTAACTTTGTTGAACTACACATTGCCGGTTGTACGAGCGTTACCGATAAGCAGCTAATCGATTTTATAAAAACCAATCCACAGCTGAAGCTACTGGATATTTCTTACTGCCAGATTACAGAGGGTCTGATCTTTTCCGCGATCGATATATTAAAAGAACAGGCTGGCAACCGCTCAAGTGGTCGACAGTTGAAGCTGCTCGTAGGCCAAACAAGCATTTGCCCGGTGATTAAGGAG AACGCACTGATTCAAAGTAATAGGCATCTGTTAGAAATCTCATTCGAGTACACCGATGGGTTCTATGGCACTATGGATGCTGACGATATGTATGATGACGTAATGGATGAGGATGACGAAGATTTCATGGGCTACGACTACGAGGACGATGATTCCGATCTGTGGGGACTGGACTATGATTCTGATCTGG ATCTTGCAGATATGTATCAGTATTTCAACGATAGCGATGATGATGACTATCGGTACATGTTCTACGATATGGCCGGTATGTTTCAGTGA